Proteins co-encoded in one Scomber scombrus chromosome 14, fScoSco1.1, whole genome shotgun sequence genomic window:
- the LOC133994608 gene encoding disks large homolog 4 isoform X2, with protein MFMTVWYAKKMGCRFLNNVRKAKKHRHHKMVNGTEGEIEYEEITLERGNSGLGFSIAGGTDNPHVGDDPSIFITKIIPGGAAAQDGRLSVNDCILFVNDVDVREVTHSQAVEALKEAGAIVRLYVLRRKPAAEKVTEIKLIKGPKGLGFSIAGGVGNQHIPGDNSIYVTKIIEGGAAHKDGRLQIGDKILAVNNVCLEDVMHEDAVGALKNTAEVVYLRVAKPNNLFLTNSYNPPDLTSTYSHMDTELSHPNYLGSDYPQALTPTSPSRFSPVLHGLMGDDDIPREPRRVLIHRGSTGLGFNIVGGEDGEGIFISFILAGGPADLSGELHKGDQILSVNGVDLRMATHEQAAAALKNAGQTVTIIAQYRPDEYSRFEAKIHDLREQLMNSSMGSGTTTLRSNPKRGFYIRALFDYDKTADCGFLSQALGFRFGDVLHVLDCGDEEWWQARKVAPQNEAEEVGFIPSKHRVERKEWSRAKSPGRDKPSHSYETVTQVEVHYARPIIILGPVKDRINDDLLSEFPDKFGSCVPHTTRPKREYEVDGRDYHFVSSREQMEKDIQSHRFIEAGQYNSHLYGTSVQSVREVAEQGKHCILDVSANAVRRLQAAQLHPIAIFVRPKSLENVLEINTRLTEEQARKGMDRALKLEQDFLECFSAVVEGDSFEEVYHKVKTVIEEQSGPYIWIPTRERL; from the exons ATGTTCATGACTGTGTGGTACGCCAAGAAGATGGGCTGCCGCTTCCTCAACAATGTACGGAAAGCCAAGAAACATCGACATCATAAGATG GTGAATGGGACGGAAGGGGAAATCGAATATGAGGAGATCACACTGGAGAGA GGTAACTCAGGCCTGGGCTTCAGCATAGCAGGGGGAACAGACAATCCCCATGTGGGCGACGACCCCAGCATCTtcatcaccaaaatcatacctGGAGGAGCTGCGGCTCAGGATGGGCGACTGAG TGTGAATGACTGCATCTTATTTGTGAATGATGTTGATGTGAGGGAGGTGACACACAGTCAAGCTGTGGAGGCTCTTAAGGAGGCAGGTGCTATCGTCCGCCTCTACGTCCTCCGCAGGAAACCAGCAGCAGAGAAAGTCACTGAAATCAAACTCATCAAAGGGCCTAAAG GATTAGGTTTCAGCATTGCTGGAGGGGTGGGAAACCAGCACATACCAGGAGATAACAGTATCTATGTCACCAAGATCATTGAAGGCGGAGCAGCTCATAAAGATGGGCGTCTGCAGATCGGGGATAAGATCTTAGCG GTGAACAACGTGTGTCTGGAGGACGTGATGCACGAGGATGCGGTGGGGGCTCTGAAGAACACAGCCGAGGTGGTGTACCTCAGGGTGGCCAAGCCCAACAACCTGTTCCTGACCAACTCCTACAACCCTCCAGACCTCACCAGCA CATATTCCCATATGGATACTGAACTTAGCCACCCAAACTATCTTGGGTCAGATTACCCACAAGCCCTCACTCCCACCTCACCTAGTCGGTTTTCTCCCGTTCTGCATGGCCTGATGGGAGATGATGACATCCCCAG GGAGCCTCGCAGAGTCCTGATTCACCGAGGCTCCACAGGTCTGGGATTCAACATTGTCGggggagaggatggagagggaaTCTTTATCTCTTTCATCCTGGCAGGGGGGCCAGCTGACCTCAGTGGAGAGCTGCACAAGGGCGATCAGATCCTCAGT GTGAACGGCGTGGACTTGCGTATGGCCACACATGAACAGGCAGCTGCAGCACTGAAGAACGCCGGGCAGACAGTGACCATCATCGCTCAGTACAGACCCGACG AGTATAGTCGTTTTGAGGCTAAAATCCATGACTTGAGGGAACAGCTGATGAACAGCAGCATGGGCTCTGGGACTACGACGCTAAGGAGCAACCCAAAGAGAGGCTTCTACATCAG GGCCCTTTTTGACTATGACAAGACTGCAGACTGTGGCTTCCTCAGTCAGGCGCTGGGCTTCAGGTTTGGGGATGTGCTGCATGTGTTGGACTGTGGAGACGAGGAGTGGTGGCAGGCTCGTAAGGTTGCCCCCCAGAATGAGGCAGAGGAGGTCGGCTTCATCCCCAGCAAGCACAG GGTGGAAAGAAAAGAATGGTCTCGTGCTAA GTCACCAGGGAGAGATAAACCCTCACACAGTTATGAGACAGTCACCCAAGTGGAAG TTCATTATGCGAGGCCCATCATCATTCTGGGTCCTGTGAAAGACAGGATAAATGACGATCTGTTGTCTGAGTTCCCTGATAAGTTTGGATCTTGTGTACCAC ACACCACACGGCCCAAGAGGGAATATGAGGTGGATGGGCGGGACTATCACTTTGTGTCGTCTAGGGAACAGATGGAGAAGGACATCCAGAGTCATCGGTTCATCGAGGCAGGCCAGTACAACAGTCACCTGTACGGCACCAGTGTCCAAAGTGTCCGTGAGGTGGCTGAGCAG GGGAAGCACTGCATCCTGGATGTATCAGCCAATGCTGTGCGCAGACTACAAGCTGCTCAGCTTCATCCAATCGCCATCTTTGTCCGGCCCAAGTCACTGGAGAATGTCCT AGAGATCAACACTCGCCTGACAGAAGAGCAGGCCAGGAAAGGAATGGACCGAGCCCTCAAACTAGAACAAGACTTCCTAGAGTGTTTCTCAG CTGTCGTGGAAGGGGACAGTTTTGAAGAGGTCTATCACAAAGTAAAGACAGTGATTGAGGAGCAATCAGGGCCTTACATCTGGATCCCCACTCGGGAGAGGCTGTGA